From one Dermacentor andersoni chromosome 1, qqDerAnde1_hic_scaffold, whole genome shotgun sequence genomic stretch:
- the LOC129381112 gene encoding uncharacterized protein, whose product MLMMQCSLCAGMGVASTSIVPTVLMVHHFDKYRATALALVSGSVDVSGMMTPSLVQFFIDKYGFSGCLLLLGGLSLNLFIACIFLKRPGKEADEGTGETAAGECMEGEIGKTSGEATSAVERLDSKEPASGRGDHSLGEGGAAIPMWQPSRGDVRAWLRNTVSLAMVHVRPSQNRHGDDDARNIEEPPAKIMHAKADMVKRVSSLKLYKKFNESAVSGSVEIAGFKPDKEGVQLDKASESLEIEESQELSPERDGGDQDSSKGAAAGTFGFVHKLRAVSTGYIWMVCMSKGASNFSSYTFGLVIVDYAHESGVLGQRAALLPALFSLGCLVATLTTGPAVDRSWVSKYSAMMLSCVVQTCALIASSVWRSFPVLALCAFLGGVGRGVRCFLFPVLISDRCSLDDLPAALSIMNAACSAALFLRTPVIGFMRDSSGTYATLLMCLAGINVVQLVVWFIYTSVKKCYSR is encoded by the exons ATGCTGATGATGCAGTGTTCCTTATGTGCAGGTATGGGCGTGGCGTCCACGTCAATTGTCCCAACTGTACTGATGGTCCATCACTTCGACAAGTACCGAGCAACAGCACTGGCCCTCGTCAGCGGTTCGGTCGATGTCTCCGGCATGATGACTCCGTCGCTAGTTCAGTTCTTCATCGACAAGTATGGCTTCTCGGGCTGCCTCCTTCTGCTGGGTGGCCTCTCTCTCAACCTCTTCATAGCCTGCATCTTTCTGAAGCGGCCGGGAAAGGAGGCGGACGAAGGTACCGGTGAGACCGCGGCTGGAGAGTGCATGGAAGGCGAAATTGGCAAGACATCGGGTGAGGCAACTTCGGCGGTTGAGCGTCTCGATTCCAAAGAGCCTGCCAGCGGTCGCGGAGACCACTCCCTTGGAGAGGGCGGGGCGGCAATTCCCATGTGGCAGCCCAGCCGGGGAGATGTGCGAGCGTGGCTCAGGAATACGGTATCCCTTGCCATGGTACACGTACGGCCGTCACAGAACCgccacggcgacgacgacgcgcGCAACATCGAAGAACCGCCGGCTAAGATTATGCACGCCAAGGCCGACATGGTTAAGAGAGTCTCCTCGCTCAAGCTCTACAAAAAATTCAACGAAAGTGCAGTCAGCGGCAGCGTCGAGATCGCCGGCTTCAAGCCCGACAAAGAAGGCGTTCAACTCGATAAAGCCTCAGAGTCTCTAGAGATCGAAGAAAGCCAGGAACTCTCGCCCGAGAGGGACGGCGGCGACCAAGACAGCAGCAAAGGCGCCGCGGCGGGTACCTTCGGGTTCGTGCACAAGCTTCGGGCGGTCTCCACCGGGTACATTTGGATGGTGTGCATGTCCAAAGGGGCGTCTAACTTCTCGTCCTACACGTTCGGCCTGGTGATCGTGGACTACGCGCACGAGAGTGGAGTGCTGGGCCAGAGGGCCGCCCTGCTGCCTGCGCTCTTCTCTCTGGGCTGTCTCGTGGCGACCCTGACCACGGGACCCGCCGTTGACCGCTCATGGGTCTCCAA GTACTCTGCTATGATGCTGAGCTGCGTCGTCCAGACTTGCGCCCTAATCGCCTCGAGCGTGTGGAGGTCCTTCCCGGTGCTCGCGCTGTGCGCATTTCTGGGGGGCGTCGGGCGCGGTGTCCGCTGCTTCCTGTTTCCCGTTCTGATCTCGGACCGCTGCTCACTGGACGACCTTCCTGCCGCCCTGTCCATCATGAACGCCGCCTGCAGCGCCGCTCTGTTTCTCAGGACTCCGGTCATCG